From Amyelois transitella isolate CPQ chromosome 4, ilAmyTran1.1, whole genome shotgun sequence, one genomic window encodes:
- the LOC106138657 gene encoding very-long-chain (3R)-3-hydroxyacyl-CoA dehydratase 2, whose protein sequence is MTEKVTKKTKRSEPSGIGKLYLITYNGIQTIGWTYLLLSSAIHFLNRGTLDTFWPEIKTTVIIFQNAAVLEILHAAIGLVPSGVFIVLVQVYSRVFVVCGILLSAHGSTVSPGLPLCILAWSVTEIIRYAYYTLNLIGAVPQPLLFLRYSTFIILYPIGITGELLCMYHSLEEVAEKNLYTISFPNAWNFIFNYYYFIVAIMSLYIPLFPVLYGHMLAQRKKMLSKKKED, encoded by the exons atgacTGAGAAAGTAACCAAGAAGACGAAAAGATCAGAACCTTCAGGTATTGGAAAACTCTACCTTATAACATATAATGGAATACAAACTATCGG TTGGACATATTTGCTGTTAAGTTCTGCTATACATTTTTTGAATAGAGGAACATTGGACACTTTTTGGCCAGAAATCAAAACCACAGTTATCATATTTCAGAATGCTGCTGTTTTAgag ATTCTCCATGCTGCCATAGGATTGGTACCTTCGGGAGTGTTCATAGTGCTGGTGCAAGTCTACTCTCGCGTGTTCGTGGTGTGCGGCATCTTACTGTCTGCACACGGCTCTACAGTCAGTCCCGGCCTGCCGCTTTGTATACTGGCGTGGTCCGTCACTGAAATTATACGATACGCATACTACACGCTGAATCTTATCGGCGCAGTCCCACAGCCGTTATTATTCCTTAG GTATTCCACgttcataatattataccCTATTGGAATAACAGGCGAGctgttatgtatgtaccattcTTTGGAAGAGGTCGCGGAAAAGAATTTGTATACAATTTCTTTTCCAAATGCgtggaattttattttcaactattattatttcatcgtCGCCATTATGAGTTTGTACATTCCCTTATTCCCTGTTCTTTATGGTCATATGTTGGCtcaaagaaagaaaatgttatctaagaagaaagaagactAA
- the LOC106138678 gene encoding uncharacterized protein LOC106138678 has translation MRKICSTALISAVLVLAAEANVGNKLQLFDILDERSNWGGLGLSADVNEYVDNTIQLLVPFMKANGLDPMELPEITEGFSVRPILITYSAYLTIHDGYMTGLGNVARTGDQSVNYFAKMLRVRVKLQFSDLEFVFRYLVRVMNTGLLRARGGVIGSLNRFVVTVDLLMDFNNDEIHLQEFSLTDIGRLRVRLTGNILTDWLINPVIRVFTLIFDNMIMRIVANNIRSAIQDGIDVINIGVKNIIQNLEVYSKMIFIATDSTL, from the exons ATGCGTAAGATATGTAGTACTGCTTTAATATCGGCAGTTTTGGTTTTGGCTGCTGAGGCAAATGTTGGAAACAAGCTGCAGCTCTTCGATATTTTGGATGA ACGAAGTAACTGGGGTGGGTTGGGTTTGTCAGCTGACGTTAACGAATATGTGGACAACACGATTCAATTGTTAGTACCCTTTATGAAGGCTAATGGCCTCGATCCTATGGAGTTACCTGAAATTACAGAGGGCTTTTCAGTG AGACCTATCCTGATTACATACAGTGCATATCTTACAATTCACGATGGTTACATGACTGGTTTGGGGAATGTAGCGCGAACCGGAGATCAGAGTGTCAATTATTTCGCCAAGATGTTGCGTGTCCGAGTAAAGCTACAATTCTCTGATTTGGAG tttgttttCAGATACTTAGTAAGAGTAATGAACACTGGCTTATTAAGAGCAAGGGGAGGTGTCATCGGCTCTCTGAATAGATTCGTGGTCACCGTAGATTTGCTAATGGACTTCAACAACGATGAGATCCATCTTCAAGAGTTCTCTCTCACCGACATTGG ACGTCTGCGTGTGCGCTTGACTGGCAACATCTTGACCGACTGGTTGATCAACCCTGTGATCAGAGTGTTCACCTTAATCTTCGACAACATGATCATGAGGATCGTGGCTAACAACATTAGATCGGCGATCCAAGATGGTATCGATGTCATCAACATTGGGGTTAAGAACATTATCCAAAATCTTGAAGTTTACAGTAAGATGATATTCATTGCGACCGATtctactttataa